The following coding sequences are from one Bacteroidales bacterium window:
- a CDS encoding serine/threonine protein phosphatase yields MRYAIGDVHGCYKSLRKLVEDILQVRKEDELYFVGDFIDRGPSGKEVIDYIIDMMDKGYRIQAVRGNHEEMMIDAYLYRTAEKYMLWMFNGADATLASYGAESPRFDDRAALSALPESHMEFIRKMPYCIELDDSIIVHAGINFRAEEPFKDVRSMIWCRDCSNNLSLSDNRFIVHGHTPLPLKQIQQMLERENEAQFDIDAGCVYKGYSGMGNLVALDMDNLKVYHTENMDF; encoded by the coding sequence ATGAGGTATGCAATAGGGGATGTACACGGATGTTATAAAAGCCTTCGCAAGTTGGTAGAAGACATACTGCAGGTAAGAAAAGAAGATGAATTATATTTTGTGGGGGATTTTATTGACCGGGGACCTTCGGGGAAGGAGGTGATTGACTATATCATTGACATGATGGATAAAGGTTACCGTATTCAAGCGGTAAGAGGCAATCATGAAGAGATGATGATTGATGCTTATCTTTACCGGACCGCTGAAAAATATATGTTATGGATGTTCAACGGAGCTGATGCCACTCTTGCCAGTTACGGTGCAGAATCTCCTAGGTTTGATGACAGAGCCGCTTTAAGCGCATTGCCTGAATCCCATATGGAATTTATACGAAAAATGCCTTATTGCATTGAATTGGATGATTCCATCATTGTTCATGCGGGGATCAATTTCAGGGCAGAAGAGCCCTTTAAGGATGTTCGTTCCATGATATGGTGCAGGGATTGTTCAAACAACCTTTCTCTTTCAGACAACCGCTTTATTGTACATGGCCATACTCCATTGCCGCTTAAGCAGATTCAGCAGATGTTAGAGCGTGAAAATGAGGCACAATTTGATATCGATGCAGGTTGTGTGTACAAGGGATATTCCGGCATGGGCAATTTGGTTGCGCTGGATATGGATAACCTTAAGGTTTATCACACAGAAAATATGGATTTTTGA
- the ppk1 gene encoding polyphosphate kinase 1 yields MNSEHINSRFINREISWLSFNHRVLQEAADPSNPLIRRIRFLGIHSNNRDEFFRIRVATVRRIAAFRDRKKLLGNKTPHELLQEIQSIIVGQQQKFEQIYKDLLSEMREYNIHVVNETQLTEEQGQFVEKFYNERIRPILVPIMLQYTREFPYLRDEPIYFAVKLHKGDNPRKTRYALLDLATEILPRFVVLPKVGDNKYIIILDDIVRYCLNDIFSFFDYDKAEAYTIKITRDAELDIDDDISKSFMEKMSLSLEKRKSGQPVRFVYDASMPEDLLNYFQKRMRLGREDNIISGGRYHNFKDFMGFPNIGPLHLENRTKPPVPPMYFEHHKSILEEIKERDHILHFPYQSFRYYIDMLREAAIDPRVTSIQITLYRVAKESVVINSLINAAKNGKKVIVVIELQARFDEEANIYWSNRLQEVGAKVIHGVPGLKVHCKLTLIERQINKRIEHFAYIGTGNFHEETTKIYCDEGLFTFDKRITSDVVKIFEFFEINYKQHIFNHIILSPFSTRRHFLYHIDHEIKNAKRGKKAFMIIKMNSLVDEEMMEKLYEASQAGVEIKLIIRGICSLKPGVPGLSDNIEAISIVDKFLEHSRIFYFYHGGNEKVYISSADWMVRNLDRRIEVTCPVYDPEIKRELKKMLRIQLNDNVKARILDDKQDNKYVRNNDKRVRAQDAYYYYLKRRKSQIENLKRKKE; encoded by the coding sequence ATGAATTCAGAACACATCAATTCCCGGTTTATAAACCGGGAAATAAGTTGGCTTTCTTTTAATCACAGGGTGCTTCAGGAAGCGGCTGACCCTTCTAATCCACTTATTCGGAGAATAAGGTTTCTTGGCATTCATTCAAACAACAGGGATGAGTTTTTTCGCATAAGGGTAGCCACTGTAAGAAGAATTGCAGCTTTCAGAGACCGGAAAAAGCTGCTTGGCAACAAAACACCCCATGAATTGCTGCAGGAGATTCAGAGCATTATTGTCGGGCAACAGCAAAAGTTCGAGCAGATTTATAAGGATTTGCTCAGTGAAATGAGGGAATATAATATTCACGTGGTCAATGAAACCCAGTTAACAGAGGAGCAGGGGCAATTTGTGGAAAAATTTTATAATGAGCGCATTCGACCCATTCTTGTCCCTATTATGCTGCAATATACCCGCGAATTTCCCTATCTTAGAGATGAACCCATTTATTTTGCTGTTAAGTTGCACAAAGGGGATAATCCCCGTAAAACCCGGTATGCCCTTCTTGATCTGGCTACGGAAATATTGCCGAGATTTGTGGTTTTACCTAAGGTTGGTGACAACAAATACATCATTATTCTGGATGATATTGTCCGGTATTGTTTGAATGACATTTTTTCCTTCTTTGATTATGATAAGGCAGAGGCATATACCATTAAAATTACCAGAGATGCAGAATTGGATATTGATGATGACATTTCCAAGAGCTTCATGGAAAAAATGTCGCTGAGTTTGGAAAAAAGAAAAAGTGGGCAGCCGGTTCGTTTTGTTTACGATGCATCCATGCCGGAAGATTTGCTGAATTATTTTCAGAAGCGCATGAGGCTTGGACGTGAGGATAACATTATTTCCGGAGGCCGCTATCATAATTTCAAGGATTTCATGGGGTTTCCCAATATCGGCCCCCTGCATCTTGAAAACAGGACCAAGCCCCCGGTTCCTCCTATGTATTTTGAACACCATAAAAGTATTCTTGAGGAAATCAAGGAAAGGGATCACATTTTGCACTTTCCTTATCAATCTTTCAGGTATTATATAGATATGCTCAGGGAGGCCGCTATTGATCCCCGGGTTACTTCTATACAAATAACCCTTTACAGGGTTGCTAAAGAGTCAGTTGTAATCAACTCCCTGATCAATGCAGCCAAGAATGGCAAGAAGGTGATCGTAGTAATTGAGCTTCAGGCACGGTTTGATGAAGAAGCCAATATATACTGGTCGAACCGGCTCCAGGAAGTCGGAGCCAAAGTCATTCATGGAGTTCCCGGATTGAAAGTTCATTGTAAGCTTACATTGATAGAACGCCAGATTAATAAGCGAATTGAGCATTTTGCATATATCGGAACAGGAAACTTTCATGAAGAAACCACCAAAATATACTGTGATGAGGGATTGTTTACTTTTGATAAGCGCATCACCTCAGATGTGGTGAAAATCTTTGAATTTTTTGAAATAAATTATAAACAGCATATATTTAATCATATTATTCTTTCTCCTTTCAGCACCAGGCGCCATTTTCTTTATCATATCGATCATGAGATCAAAAATGCCAAAAGAGGCAAAAAAGCATTCATGATCATCAAAATGAACAGTCTGGTGGATGAAGAGATGATGGAAAAGCTATATGAGGCCAGTCAGGCAGGAGTTGAAATCAAACTGATCATTCGGGGCATTTGTTCGCTTAAACCGGGCGTTCCGGGTTTGAGCGATAATATAGAAGCAATCAGCATTGTAGATAAATTCCTGGAACATTCGAGGATATTTTATTTTTATCATGGTGGAAATGAGAAAGTTTACATATCTTCCGCCGATTGGATGGTAAGGAATCTCGACCGGAGAATAGAGGTCACCTGTCCGGTATACGACCCGGAAATCAAGCGTGAGTTGAAAAAAATGCTCAGAATCCAGTTGAACGACAATGTAAAGGCCAGGATTCTGGATGATAAACAGGATAATAAGTATGTTCGTAATAATGATAAAAGGGTGAGGGCGCAGGACGCTTATTATTATTATTTGAAACGGCGTAAAAGTCAAATCGAAAATCTCAAGCGAAAAAAAGAATAA
- a CDS encoding DUF2007 domain-containing protein, with protein sequence MGPEDQLTYLYTASQINAGFIKLYLEEHYIPCFIRNDMHSGITAGFGAALPGSETKVFVKKKHFMQARVLLNRYLKEREEQ encoded by the coding sequence ATGGGACCAGAAGATCAGTTAACATATCTTTATACCGCTTCTCAGATCAATGCAGGTTTTATTAAGCTTTACCTTGAAGAGCATTATATTCCCTGTTTTATTCGCAATGATATGCATTCAGGCATAACAGCCGGATTTGGAGCTGCCCTTCCGGGTAGTGAAACCAAGGTTTTCGTTAAAAAGAAACATTTCATGCAAGCCAGGGTTCTTTTGAACAGATACCTGAAAGAAAGAGAAGAACAGTAG
- a CDS encoding AMP-binding protein, whose protein sequence is MQTLVSLFENKVDEHPENTLLWEKQNGQYVATTYAQTRQNVHQFAAGLMNMGVKKGHRVALLSEGRNDWIISELAILYTGAINVPLSVKLDATTELKFRLSHSGSRIIIVSNNQAWKIDAIKNDLPELEKIIYLDTRDQYGNDEVSKEEIYNLGENYLKTNRTDFESTYEAIQPEDYANICYTSGTTADPKGIILSHRNYTANVEQALTLMDIPEYYKTLLILPLDHSFAHTAGIYSFIASGASIGTIEVGKNQMETLRNIPRNIKELKPNLLLSVPALAKSFRKNIEKGISEKGGVIEKLFRIALKTAYAYNKEGYNRGKGLQFLKAPLLKLYDKLIFSKIREGFGGELDFFIGGGALLDLELQRFFYAIGMPMFQGYGLSETSPIISSNTPHKHKLGSSGFLVENIELKICDENGKELPVGEKGEIVVRGENVMIGYWKNEKATSESIKDGWLYSGDLGYMDKDGFLYVLGRYKSLLIGNDGEKFSPESIEEALIEHCDYIDQCMLHNNQDAYTVGLIVPNKEAVKNYVARQGYSMQSEEGQNTALQLIQEEIDKFKKGGEYQNMFPERWMPAAIAVLGEPFTEENKMLNSTLKIVRRKIERFYKDRIDFLYTPEGKDIFNHQNKNIVSRF, encoded by the coding sequence ATGCAAACACTAGTTAGTTTATTTGAAAATAAAGTGGATGAGCACCCCGAAAACACGCTTTTATGGGAAAAGCAGAATGGCCAATATGTTGCTACCACTTATGCTCAAACCCGACAAAATGTACATCAGTTTGCAGCCGGGTTAATGAATATGGGAGTAAAAAAAGGACATAGAGTGGCCTTACTATCCGAAGGTCGCAACGACTGGATCATAAGTGAACTGGCCATATTATACACCGGTGCAATCAATGTTCCCTTATCGGTAAAACTGGATGCTACCACGGAACTTAAATTCAGGTTATCACACTCAGGTAGCCGGATAATTATTGTTTCGAATAACCAGGCCTGGAAGATTGATGCCATAAAAAATGACCTGCCTGAACTGGAAAAGATCATTTACCTGGATACCAGGGATCAATATGGGAATGATGAAGTGTCGAAAGAAGAAATCTACAATCTGGGTGAAAATTACCTTAAAACCAACAGGACAGATTTTGAAAGTACCTATGAGGCAATTCAACCAGAAGACTACGCAAACATTTGCTACACGTCAGGTACTACAGCAGATCCAAAAGGAATCATCCTTTCCCATCGAAATTACACCGCCAATGTGGAGCAGGCCTTAACCCTGATGGATATTCCGGAATACTACAAAACTTTACTCATCCTTCCCCTGGACCATTCCTTTGCACATACGGCGGGGATCTATAGTTTCATAGCCAGTGGTGCCAGCATCGGCACAATTGAAGTGGGCAAAAACCAAATGGAAACGCTCAGAAATATACCCAGGAACATCAAAGAACTTAAGCCGAATCTTCTGCTGAGCGTTCCTGCCCTGGCCAAAAGCTTCAGAAAAAACATAGAAAAAGGGATCAGTGAAAAAGGAGGCGTCATTGAAAAACTATTCCGCATTGCCTTGAAAACAGCTTATGCTTATAATAAGGAAGGATACAACAGGGGCAAAGGCCTGCAGTTTTTAAAAGCTCCGCTGCTAAAACTATATGACAAACTTATTTTTAGCAAGATACGTGAAGGCTTCGGAGGTGAACTGGACTTTTTCATTGGCGGAGGTGCCCTGCTTGATCTTGAACTCCAGCGGTTCTTTTATGCCATAGGTATGCCCATGTTCCAGGGATATGGACTGTCAGAAACCTCCCCTATCATTTCATCCAATACCCCTCATAAGCACAAACTGGGCTCTTCCGGTTTTCTGGTTGAAAACATCGAGCTCAAAATCTGTGATGAAAACGGGAAAGAGCTTCCTGTGGGAGAAAAGGGTGAAATTGTAGTACGTGGAGAAAACGTAATGATAGGATACTGGAAGAACGAAAAAGCAACCAGTGAATCCATAAAAGATGGCTGGTTATATTCTGGCGACCTCGGTTATATGGATAAAGACGGATTTCTCTATGTACTGGGGAGATATAAAAGCCTTCTCATCGGGAACGACGGGGAAAAATTCAGCCCCGAGTCCATTGAAGAAGCCCTGATTGAACATTGTGACTACATAGATCAGTGCATGCTGCATAACAACCAGGATGCCTATACGGTGGGGCTTATAGTGCCTAACAAAGAGGCCGTAAAGAATTATGTGGCCCGGCAGGGATACTCCATGCAAAGCGAGGAAGGACAAAACACAGCACTGCAACTAATCCAGGAGGAAATTGACAAATTCAAAAAAGGCGGGGAATACCAGAATATGTTTCCTGAAAGATGGATGCCAGCCGCCATTGCAGTTCTTGGAGAACCTTTTACAGAGGAAAACAAAATGCTTAACAGTACACTGAAGATTGTTAGAAGAAAAATTGAGAGGTTTTACAAGGATCGCATTGATTTTCTTTATACACCGGAAGGAAAAGACATCTTTAACCATCAAAACAAAAACATCGTCAGCCGGTTTTAA